Sequence from the Cryptococcus neoformans var. neoformans JEC21 chromosome 1, complete sequence genome:
TCTGCTCCCACTATTATGTAGTGGCAAATCAGGCGATGCATACCTAATGCTCTGGCGTAGAGGATTGTTTAACGGGAATACGGACGAATAACTACGTACGTACTCCAACAACCGGCGCGGACGCGACGACTAGTAGTCTTTGCTGTGGCTGGACGGAGGTAATAAAGGCCACGTCACGGAATTAAATGACGGACGGGCGCGGCGGAGGGCCGAGGATATCCGAAttggagggagaaggggacTTTAATAACCTCCCCAGGACGAAGGgttttcctcttttcttttcttcaagaaCAAGAATCTGTCTGAAAAGACtccaaaaacaaaaacaaaaaaagcTACTCCCACCTACTTATCTTATCCTACTCCCAGCAACAATCCTTAACCATGCCCGTCGTGAGTCATTCGGATTTTATCGtatctctttccatcttcgcGAGACTCGCCGGCGCGCGCTTtaacaacaaacaacacCCCATGGCCACCCGATTTTTCCCGGCCATTCCTTGCTCCGCGTCTTCTTGAGGCCCTACCAGCCGCTTCCTTCAGACTTGTTCGAGACGATTCTAGAAACCGTGTACGGGATGTACTGACTTGTACCCCTTTTGCAGAACCGTGCTGTCATGAAGAAGTGGTTCCCCGTTGAAGTCATGCCCATCTTCGGGTATGTCCAGTCATGTCGCGTCGGCCGATCAGACGAGTATAATCGACTAACACTTCTTAATAGCATTGTCGGTATCGCTTGTGTTGGTGCCACTGCCTATCTCTGGAAGCTCTCTCAGGTATGTCTGATATgcaagaaaaaataatTAAAACGCAAGGGGACATTTGGCTGATTTTCGATGCAGGGCCCTGAGGTCGTCTGGGACCGATCTTCTGACTGGAGGCCCTGGGACAAGGTCAAGCACGACGAGAACGTACGTGTTTTCGATACTTGTCAGGATCTAtgattattattattttgCTTACGGTATACTCCCCACAGCTCAAGTACATCACTGTTAACCCCGAGTTCTGGGCTCAGCGAAGGGCTCAGGCCGCTGGTACCAAGACCGGCGAGCGAGCTGTTGATGCTATCTAAGTGTCTGGGATTTGGAGAGAGTATGTAGATGTAGATGTGTAGCTTTTTTTCTGTTGGATTCGCATGGCATTTCTGTTTCTTCTATTTTTCCGTTTGTCGCCCGCCGCCGGGTCGACTCCGGGTGTATTTTGTGGTCTGTAGATGCTAGGCTTGGCGGCCGCCTGAGATAAATCTGAAATTTTGTTTCCTGTTGCTTGAACGGCTGGCGACGCTTATTTCACTGGCTTACGGGACGGAAGTAGTTGTACTAATAAGATTTGAGCCGACCCGGCCGGCGGTGGCTTGGTGTGCCTGAATTTGTCTACTTTATCAGAGCAGTCTT
This genomic interval carries:
- a CDS encoding expressed protein, giving the protein MPVNRAVMKKWFPVEVMPIFGIVGIACVGATAYLWKLSQGPEVVWDRSSDWRPWDKVKHDENLKYITVNPEFWAQRRAQAAGTKTGERAVDAI